A section of the Triticum dicoccoides isolate Atlit2015 ecotype Zavitan chromosome 7A, WEW_v2.0, whole genome shotgun sequence genome encodes:
- the LOC119330570 gene encoding PHD finger protein ALFIN-LIKE 3-like — protein MDASLDGSSSNPTPSRRRLIVPVHGRPSPTPLPAHPGEWRSRPAVSWTVENIYEDFSGRRSALVQALTTGKEPMCLYRYPDGSWELTLPEEMVPPGLPVLTRGINRRRGYMNRTDYLTLVTHHSDSWLMGVTVFLSTCHAANQRIRLFDMVNEMRTVHDEFYLSYGLPWLSTFVRYNANRESSAPTQENVSNPDVDSITPAEENVPPSQDSMQVFSSPNKDSRKPAEDKQKDNEVTDFCGSCNAPYHANAFWIGCDECDQWFHGKCVNVTASEAEHIKEYKCPDCIREVIGE, from the exons ATGGACGCATCTCTCGACGGCTCCTCCTCCAACCCCACTCCCTCCAGGCGTCGTCTCATCGTTCCCGTTCATGGGCGGCCTTCACCAACCCCGCTGCCGGCACACCCTGGTGAATGGCGGTCCCGCCCGGCCGTCTCATGGACCGTGGAGAACATCTATGAGGACTTCTCTGGCCGCCGCAGCGCGCTTGTCCAAGCCCTCACCACAG GTAAAGAGCCAATGTGCTTGTACAGGTACCCGGACGGTAGTTGGGAGTTGACGCTGCCGGAGGAGATGGTGCCGCCAGGCCTGCCGGTGCTGACACGAGGCATCAACCGCCGGCGAGGTTATATGAACCGTACTGACTACCTGACACTCGTCACCCACCACTCCGACTCGTGGCTCATGGGCGTCACCGTTTTCTTGTCCACTTGTCACGCCGCCAACCAAAG GATACGTTTATTTGATATGGTAAACGAGATGCGAACAGTCCATGACGAATTCTATCTCTCTTATGGTCTTCCTTGGCTATCAACATTTGTGCGTTACAATGCAAACAGGGAGTCGAGCGCACCAACTCAAGAGAATGTGTCCAATCCAGACGTAGACTCTATCACACCTGCTGAAGAGAACGTGCCACCTTCTCAGGACTCGATGCAAGTTTTTTCTTCTCCAAACAAGGACTCTAGGAAGCCTGCTGAAGACAAACAAAAGGATAATGAAGTTACCGACTTTTGCGGATCTTGTAACGCTCCGTATCATGCCAATGCCTTTTGGATTGGTTGTGACGAATGTGACCAGTGGTTCCATGGCAAATGTGTGAACGTAACTGCCTCTGAAGCAGAACATATCAAAGAATACAAGTGTCCTGACTGCATCCGCGAGGTGATCGGAGAGTAG
- the LOC119328758 gene encoding PHD finger protein ALFIN-LIKE 3-like — translation MDASRAGSSSNPTPSRRRLTVPVHGRLSPTPLPAHPGEWRPRPAVSWTVENIYEDFSGRRSALVQALTTGKEPMCLYGYPDGSWELTLPEEMVPPGLPVPTRGINRRRDYMNRSDYLTLVAHHSDSWLMGVTFFLSTYLAANQRTRLFDMVNEMRTVHDEFYLSYGLPWLSTFVRYNAKWESSAPTQENVSNPDVDSIAPAEENVPPSQDSMQVLSAPNRDSRKPAKDKQKDNEVTDFCGSCNAPYHANAFWIGCDECDQWFHGKCVKVTASEAEHIKEYKCPDCIREVIGE, via the exons ATGGACGCATCTCGCGCCGGCTCCTCCTCCAACCCCACTCCCTCCAGGCGTCGTCTCACCGTTCCCGTTCATGGGCGGCTTTCACCAACCCCGCTGCCGGCACACCCTGGTGAATGGCGGCCCCGCCCGGCCGTCTCATGGACCGTGGAGAACATCTATGAGGACTTCTCTGGCCGCCGCAGCGCGCTTGTCCAAGCCCTCACCACAG GTAAAGAGCCAATGTGCTTGTACGGGTACCCGGACGGTAGTTGGGAGTTGACGCTGCCGGAGGAGATGGTGCCGCCAGGCCTGCCGGTGCCGACACGAGGCATCAACCGCCGGCGAGATTATATGAACCGTTCTGACTACCTGACACTTGTCGCCCACCACTCCGACTCGTGGCTCATGGGCGTCACCTTTTTCTTGTCCACTTATCTCGCCGCCAACCAAAG GACACGTTTATTTGATATGGTAAACGAGATGCGAACAGTCCATGACGAATTCTATCTCTCTTATGGTCTTCCTTGGCTATCAACATTTGTGCGTTACAATGCAAAGTGGGAGTCGAGCGCACCAACTCAAGAGAATGTGTCCAATCCAGACGTAGACTCTATCGCACCTGCTGAAGAGAACGTGCCACCTTCTCAAGACTCAATGCAAGTTTTGTCTGCTCCAAACAGGGACTCTAGGAAGCCTGCTAAAGACAAACAAAAGGATAATGAAGTTACCGACTTTTGTGGATCTTGTAATGCTCCGTATCATGCCAATGCCTTTTGGATTGGTTGTGACGAATGTGACCAGTGGTTCCATGGCAAATGTGTGAAGGTAACTGCCTCTGAAGCAGAACATATCAAAGAATACAAGTGTCCTGACTGCATCCGCGAGGTGATCGGAGAGTAG